A region from the Chlamydiales bacterium genome encodes:
- the umuD gene encoding translesion error-prone DNA polymerase V autoproteolytic subunit, translated as MTAIPLFESSVSAGFPCPAETSIDQTLDLNALLVTHPAATFFVRVQGNSMEGANIFSGDILIVDRSLEAVHGKVVVAILGGEFTVKRLHKRREKISLVAEHPDYKPIEISTASDFQVWGVVTHVIHQMR; from the coding sequence ATGACTGCCATACCTCTCTTTGAAAGCAGTGTCTCCGCAGGGTTTCCCTGCCCTGCTGAGACCAGCATCGATCAGACACTTGATCTGAACGCACTCCTCGTCACCCACCCTGCTGCCACCTTCTTTGTCCGCGTGCAGGGAAACTCGATGGAGGGGGCGAACATCTTCTCTGGGGATATTCTCATTGTCGACCGCTCGCTTGAAGCCGTCCATGGAAAGGTCGTCGTTGCAATTCTAGGCGGAGAGTTCACCGTCAAACGCCTCCACAAACGCCGTGAAAAGATCTCTCTTGTTGCAGAGCATCCCGACTACAAGCCCATCGAGATCTCCACAGCCAGCGACTTCCAGGTCTGGGGCGTAGTCACCCACGTCATCCACCAGATGCGCTAA
- a CDS encoding Y-family DNA polymerase codes for MFYLLVDCNQFFVACEQVFNPNLLGKPVVVLSSSDGCILARSKEAKALGIPMGAPVYQWAQFFKERGVHTRSCNFALYADMSQRVMQTLRSFGTEIEEYSVDEAFLLAPAEEALAIKERVFKWTGIHVSIGIGTTKTLAKVANDLAKKLPSGILQLTEPETIDSHLRKIPPSDIWGVGSRLNTKLKEEGIRTALQLKNASDPWLQKRFSVMLLRTALELRGIPALSLEEIPEIRQSLTHARSFSHRVTALSELEEALSSYVASAAEKLRSEELSCRSLSVFLTTSPFLSPPDYYANTLSITLPEPTSYTPLLISSAKEALKKIYREGFLYKKVGITFAEISSATAHQSDLFTQATTHPEVHEKKKRAMALIDQVNSSTGAHLHFAAEGIKKEWKRPAENCSPRYTTRWDELLTIVN; via the coding sequence ATGTTCTATCTACTTGTCGACTGCAACCAGTTCTTTGTCGCCTGCGAGCAAGTCTTTAATCCCAATCTGCTTGGAAAGCCAGTCGTTGTACTCTCGAGTAGTGACGGATGCATCCTCGCGCGCTCAAAAGAGGCAAAGGCCCTCGGCATTCCCATGGGAGCACCCGTCTACCAGTGGGCGCAATTCTTCAAAGAGAGAGGCGTGCATACGCGCAGCTGTAACTTCGCCCTCTATGCCGATATGTCTCAACGCGTCATGCAGACTCTGCGCAGCTTTGGAACAGAAATTGAGGAGTACTCGGTCGATGAGGCCTTCCTGCTGGCCCCTGCAGAGGAAGCGCTGGCAATAAAAGAGCGAGTCTTCAAGTGGACAGGCATTCACGTCTCCATCGGCATCGGCACCACTAAAACTCTCGCTAAGGTCGCCAACGACCTAGCTAAAAAACTCCCTTCGGGCATCCTTCAACTCACAGAGCCTGAAACGATCGACTCCCACCTGCGCAAGATCCCTCCTTCCGATATCTGGGGCGTCGGATCGCGCCTAAATACAAAGCTCAAAGAAGAGGGCATCCGCACCGCGCTCCAGCTTAAAAACGCCTCCGATCCTTGGCTGCAGAAGCGCTTCTCTGTCATGCTGCTGCGCACTGCGCTTGAACTCCGCGGTATCCCCGCTCTCTCCCTTGAGGAGATCCCCGAAATACGACAGTCGCTTACCCACGCGCGCTCCTTCTCTCACCGCGTCACAGCACTCAGCGAGCTTGAAGAGGCCCTCTCCTCCTACGTCGCCTCCGCCGCAGAAAAGCTGCGCAGTGAAGAGCTATCCTGCCGCTCCCTCTCCGTCTTCCTCACCACTTCCCCCTTTCTCTCTCCTCCCGACTACTACGCAAATACACTCTCGATCACCCTTCCAGAGCCCACCTCCTACACTCCCCTGCTCATCAGCTCTGCCAAAGAGGCGCTTAAGAAGATCTACCGCGAGGGCTTCCTCTACAAAAAGGTCGGCATCACCTTTGCAGAGATCTCCTCTGCAACTGCCCACCAGTCCGACCTCTTTACACAGGCCACCACACATCCAGAAGTACATGAGAAGAAGAAGCGCGCCATGGCGCTTATCGATCAGGTGAACTCCTCAACCGGAGCCCACCTCCACTTCGCCGCAGAGGGCATCAAGAAAGAGTGGAAGAGACCCGCAGAAAACTGCTCTCCCCGCTACACAACGCGCTGGGACGAGCTACTGACAATTGTTAACTAA
- a CDS encoding HigA family addiction module antidote protein, whose amino-acid sequence MAKRRKPTHPGEVLDKLYIEPLQLNLQKFADRLGIARNTLFKIRAGAASITPSLALSLAEALDTTPQLWLNLQQNYDLWIEEHERKHVQVKPILKNGEFLHIRQNIGIARISPSFS is encoded by the coding sequence ATGGCAAAGAGAAGAAAGCCTACACATCCGGGAGAAGTTTTAGACAAACTTTATATCGAACCCTTGCAACTAAATTTGCAAAAGTTTGCTGATAGGTTGGGCATCGCTCGCAATACTCTATTTAAAATCAGAGCTGGCGCAGCAAGCATTACTCCTTCTCTTGCGCTTTCATTAGCAGAAGCGCTCGACACAACCCCGCAACTTTGGCTTAATTTACAGCAGAACTACGATTTATGGATTGAAGAACACGAACGCAAGCATGTTCAGGTTAAGCCGATTCTTAAAAATGGCGAGTTCCTTCATATCAGGCAAAATATTGGAATCGCAAGAATATCCCCGTCTTTTAGTTAA
- a CDS encoding type II toxin-antitoxin system RelE/ParE family toxin, protein MAIKSFKHKGLKKFFDSGSKAGIQAAHAKKIELVLDLLNSAMEAKDMNFPGSDFHLLKGGLKGFYSVHVNGNWTIIFRFENGEAIDVNLIDHH, encoded by the coding sequence ATGGCGATTAAGAGTTTTAAGCATAAAGGGTTGAAGAAGTTCTTTGATTCTGGAAGTAAAGCGGGGATTCAGGCAGCCCACGCAAAGAAGATCGAACTTGTTTTGGATCTGCTTAACTCTGCGATGGAGGCTAAAGACATGAACTTTCCTGGATCCGACTTTCACCTTTTAAAAGGAGGTCTTAAAGGCTTCTATTCGGTTCATGTCAATGGTAATTGGACGATTATTTTTCGCTTTGAAAATGGTGAAGCAATCGACGTAAATTTAATAGACCACCACTAG
- a CDS encoding F-box protein yields the protein MSTRAVSSMSLDAQSACSPSIVGLPDDCLIHIFSCFQGSGENNIAGLEELARIAATCKKWAQLTHSDRWKIIIQRTLPSVIPGDDPKVSCLEALNRIGRTQRSFHAASLPAMTNALGAPLRGYMTGRGDLLFTVEGENLCVRDSSTREITKTIRWKDLFPVLRLPGGVPSEYDQGQIVDGQLYLFGNKERDIGVIGVRLDPYVAHWSLTDTQSRLIKGPEGCYGFTVLGGKIVFATPTKISVCQGFVEVTRDGEYQYHNPDLLHIPLTDPIYFGRITSRCGRVLVTGTFESEKRTEIFNLETMRSEGVVRGKIFGDVVQTSKGNCARVETEDSDQLLLLDPENMAGEPLKVIEIDIGNELAYHETRQTRSTMLALGDRVLLLEDTRLGIYDLETGERRAILIGQQVHAEFQFNRGVLTIRCLNGTDVRIDFNQPLQGPLPEPERSLFVQFFDCILDFFSAIWNLLFRS from the coding sequence ATGAGTACAAGAGCAGTCTCTAGCATGTCGCTAGATGCACAGTCTGCTTGCTCTCCTTCGATAGTAGGGCTGCCCGATGACTGTTTGATTCACATTTTCTCCTGCTTTCAAGGAAGTGGAGAGAACAATATAGCCGGATTGGAAGAGCTGGCTCGAATTGCTGCAACTTGCAAAAAGTGGGCCCAGCTTACCCACTCCGATAGATGGAAGATCATTATCCAGAGAACACTGCCCTCCGTAATTCCCGGTGATGATCCGAAGGTTAGCTGTCTGGAAGCGCTGAACCGGATTGGGAGAACTCAGAGATCTTTTCATGCAGCTTCGCTTCCCGCAATGACAAACGCTTTAGGGGCTCCCTTGCGAGGTTACATGACTGGACGAGGGGATCTTCTTTTTACCGTTGAGGGAGAGAATCTTTGTGTCAGAGACTCTTCTACAAGAGAGATCACAAAGACAATCAGATGGAAGGATCTATTTCCGGTGTTGCGGCTTCCAGGAGGAGTACCTTCAGAGTATGATCAAGGTCAGATTGTAGATGGTCAGCTCTATCTGTTTGGAAATAAGGAAAGAGACATAGGAGTCATAGGAGTTCGGCTCGATCCATATGTAGCGCACTGGTCTTTAACTGATACTCAGAGCCGCCTGATAAAAGGACCTGAGGGGTGTTATGGTTTTACGGTTTTGGGTGGCAAGATCGTTTTTGCAACTCCCACTAAAATCAGCGTCTGCCAAGGGTTTGTTGAAGTGACGAGAGATGGAGAGTACCAGTATCACAATCCAGATCTTCTCCATATCCCTCTAACAGATCCTATCTATTTTGGGCGCATCACTAGCCGATGCGGAAGAGTACTTGTCACAGGGACATTTGAGAGTGAGAAGCGCACAGAGATCTTTAATCTTGAGACGATGCGTTCAGAGGGAGTTGTGCGCGGTAAGATCTTTGGCGATGTGGTTCAGACATCAAAAGGAAATTGTGCAAGAGTTGAAACTGAGGATAGCGATCAGCTGCTGCTGCTCGATCCAGAAAACATGGCAGGCGAGCCGCTGAAGGTTATAGAAATCGATATTGGAAACGAGCTTGCTTATCATGAAACAAGACAGACCAGGTCCACCATGCTCGCGCTGGGAGATAGGGTCTTGCTGCTTGAAGATACCCGCCTTGGCATTTACGATTTAGAAACAGGAGAGCGCCGCGCGATCCTAATAGGACAGCAGGTCCATGCAGAATTTCAGTTCAATAGAGGAGTTCTTACAATCCGTTGCCTTAACGGTACAGATGTCAGGATTGATTTTAACCAGCCTCTTCAAGGCCCCTTACCCGAGCCTGAACGCAGCCTCTTTGTGCAGTTCTTCGACTGTATCCTAGACTTCTTCAGTGCGATCTGGAATCTCCTGTTTCGCTCGTGA